A genome region from Bdellovibrionales bacterium includes the following:
- a CDS encoding helix-turn-helix domain-containing protein, translated as MKATGELLKKSRLEQNLSLEELSAQTKIQVSILRKMEEGLSSQLPHKTIVRGFVKHYAKCIQLNVDEVIALYDSEMSSAPAPVVAATVAVPQKSSNPAQNTIGDKTNLLWFRTSSSFVTLLGIGTVVILIGAIYFFSVKMISYSEETYHKPQAETETATPAELTTLVAPPIEKKPEVVEAVQSKPDNSTPPKEEKKEAATTTAKKEDDKKEEKKEEEEEVKDEAVINTPKMVVVEAFETVSIAAEWSTGKKEKINLKTNRKHTFYYSDKISLKIDNAGGVNIVTANDKVGIPGELGQEVTLAFE; from the coding sequence ATGAAGGCAACTGGCGAATTATTAAAGAAAAGTCGATTAGAGCAAAATTTATCTCTCGAGGAACTTTCGGCTCAGACTAAAATCCAAGTTTCTATTTTGAGAAAAATGGAAGAGGGTCTATCATCACAACTTCCTCACAAAACGATCGTGCGTGGATTCGTTAAGCACTACGCCAAATGCATTCAGCTGAATGTCGATGAAGTCATCGCTCTTTACGATAGTGAAATGTCGAGCGCTCCTGCTCCTGTCGTGGCCGCAACCGTCGCAGTTCCGCAAAAATCCTCCAACCCAGCGCAAAACACCATCGGCGATAAAACGAACCTGTTGTGGTTTAGAACTTCCTCAAGCTTTGTAACTCTTCTCGGAATCGGAACCGTGGTTATTTTGATCGGAGCCATCTACTTCTTTAGTGTGAAAATGATCTCTTACTCCGAAGAAACTTATCATAAGCCCCAGGCCGAGACCGAAACCGCCACCCCGGCTGAGCTGACCACACTGGTCGCCCCACCGATCGAGAAAAAACCCGAAGTCGTGGAAGCTGTTCAGTCGAAACCCGACAACTCGACACCTCCGAAAGAGGAAAAAAAGGAAGCGGCCACTACAACTGCTAAAAAAGAAGACGACAAAAAAGAAGAAAAAAAAGAAGAGGAAGAGGAAGTTAAAGACGAGGCCGTCATTAATACCCCTAAGATGGTCGTGGTCGAGGCTTTCGAAACCGTAAGTATCGCAGCAGAATGGAGCACAGGTAAAAAAGAAAAGATAAATCTTAAAACCAACCGCAAGCACACATTTTATTATTCCGATAAAATTTCTCTTAAAATCGACAATGCGGGCGGAGTAAATATTGTAACGGCGAATGACAAAGTGGGAATTCCCGGCGAATTGGGTCAGGAAGTCACTCTGGCTTTTGAATAG
- a CDS encoding tetratricopeptide repeat protein — protein MKLFLSILIPLVLTACNTFTRDKETAHLYLQLGTSQLEQGHPALALKSLRQAQKSDPKNPMIQNQLGVTYFMMERYNDSISHFQHAIDLDPNFTEARNNLARSLIEIGNTKLARVQLQLVAQDLTYVGQAKTHLNFGISYFKDQNYLAAVPHFQKSIKLLKDNCISYSYYGRALYEMKDYKAALPIFDSALPLCKREKFDEAHYYAAMAYYKAGDRMKGIALMNETVLLYPDGEYQDRAKNMVDVMKLNKM, from the coding sequence ATGAAGCTGTTTCTTTCCATTCTCATCCCACTTGTTCTCACGGCTTGTAATACCTTTACCCGCGATAAAGAAACGGCTCATCTCTATCTCCAGCTCGGAACTTCTCAATTAGAGCAAGGGCATCCGGCTCTCGCGTTAAAATCACTCCGACAAGCCCAGAAGAGTGATCCGAAGAATCCAATGATACAAAACCAGTTGGGCGTCACCTATTTTATGATGGAGCGATACAACGATTCGATCTCGCACTTTCAACACGCCATAGATCTTGATCCGAACTTTACTGAGGCACGCAACAATTTGGCGCGCTCACTGATTGAAATCGGAAACACCAAGTTAGCGCGCGTGCAATTACAACTCGTCGCCCAAGATTTGACTTATGTCGGCCAAGCAAAGACCCATCTTAATTTTGGAATTTCGTATTTTAAAGATCAAAATTATCTCGCGGCCGTTCCTCATTTTCAGAAGTCTATTAAACTTCTCAAGGACAACTGTATCTCCTACAGTTATTATGGTCGCGCCCTCTACGAAATGAAGGACTACAAAGCCGCACTTCCGATATTTGATTCGGCTCTTCCTCTCTGTAAACGGGAAAAATTTGATGAAGCCCACTATTATGCTGCTATGGCCTACTATAAAGCGGGCGACCGCATGAAGGGCATAGCTTTGATGAATGAGACCGTTTTGCTCTACCCTGATGGCGAGTATCAGGATCGCGCGAAAAATATGGTCGATGTGATGAAACTCAATAAAATGTAA
- the ndk gene encoding nucleoside-diphosphate kinase, translating into MSKELTFSIIKPNAVKKNAIGSIIAIFEKNGLKIAAAKLQTIDKKLCEEFYAEHKARPFFGELVSFMTSGPVMLMALYGENAVLKNREIMGATDPAKAAPGTIRALYGDNMGENAVHGSDSPESALRELNLFFKETEFVNKQ; encoded by the coding sequence ATGTCTAAAGAACTTACTTTTAGTATTATTAAGCCCAACGCGGTTAAGAAAAATGCAATCGGATCGATCATTGCCATTTTCGAAAAAAATGGTCTTAAAATCGCAGCGGCTAAACTTCAAACCATCGACAAAAAACTTTGCGAAGAGTTCTATGCCGAGCACAAAGCACGACCTTTCTTTGGCGAATTGGTGAGCTTTATGACATCTGGGCCTGTGATGTTGATGGCTCTTTACGGGGAAAACGCTGTTCTCAAAAATCGCGAAATCATGGGCGCTACTGATCCCGCTAAAGCGGCTCCAGGAACCATTCGCGCTCTTTACGGGGACAATATGGGTGAGAACGCTGTCCACGGATCTGACAGCCCTGAAAGCGCACTTCGCGAACTCAATCTTTTCTTCAAAGAAACTGAATTCGTAAATAAGCAGTAA
- the sucD gene encoding succinate--CoA ligase subunit alpha codes for MAILIDRNTKVICQGLTGAQGTFHTEQAIKYGTKMVGGVTPGKGGTKHIDLPVFDSCYDAVEKTGANASVIYVPPPMAADAIMEAVDAGIPLVICITEGIPINDMVKVRQFMKGKKTRLVGPNCPGVITPDQCKIGIMPGHIHRAGRIGVLSRSGTLTYEAVHQLTQLGLGQSTCVGIGGDPVNGTNFIDVLELYNKDKDTDAVIMIGEIGGTAEVDAAEYIKREFKKPVTAFIAGATAPKGKRMGHAGAIATGASDTAEGKFEALQSAGCSITRSPGDLGTTLKNSLK; via the coding sequence ATGGCTATTCTTATCGACAGAAATACAAAAGTCATTTGCCAGGGTTTAACTGGCGCCCAAGGAACTTTTCACACCGAACAGGCCATCAAATACGGAACAAAAATGGTGGGTGGAGTGACTCCGGGAAAAGGCGGTACTAAACATATCGATCTTCCGGTTTTTGATTCCTGCTACGATGCTGTTGAAAAAACGGGAGCGAACGCTTCTGTGATTTATGTTCCGCCACCCATGGCTGCCGATGCGATCATGGAAGCTGTGGACGCAGGAATTCCTCTTGTGATCTGTATCACCGAAGGGATTCCAATTAATGACATGGTTAAGGTTCGCCAGTTTATGAAAGGCAAAAAAACTCGCCTTGTCGGACCGAACTGCCCGGGTGTGATCACTCCGGATCAGTGCAAAATCGGAATTATGCCCGGTCATATTCATAGAGCAGGTCGCATTGGTGTACTTTCTCGCTCCGGTACGCTCACCTACGAAGCCGTTCACCAATTGACTCAATTGGGTCTGGGTCAGAGCACCTGTGTAGGTATCGGTGGAGATCCCGTGAACGGAACAAACTTTATCGATGTTCTAGAACTCTACAATAAAGATAAAGATACTGATGCGGTCATTATGATCGGAGAGATCGGTGGAACGGCGGAAGTGGATGCCGCTGAGTACATCAAACGCGAATTCAAAAAGCCAGTCACTGCGTTTATCGCGGGAGCAACGGCACCTAAAGGAAAACGTATGGGTCACGCGGGCGCGATCGCCACAGGTGCCTCTGATACGGCCGAAGGTAAGTTCGAGGCTCTACAGTCTGCAGGTTGCAGTATTACTCGTAGCCCTGGCGATCTTGGAACAACACTTAAAAACAGTCTTAAATAG